From Coregonus clupeaformis isolate EN_2021a unplaced genomic scaffold, ASM2061545v1 scaf0076, whole genome shotgun sequence:
cccatttttcgaccctgcggcttatataacagtgcggctaatctatggatttttacagctaacggccactagaagacctcctaaatctatggattttacaggttacagtccaccaactttaactctatgggctctatgaccggtccgcgccccccacctttaagcggcagGCAAGTGGAAGGGTaccattttttggtacccttccccagatctgtgcctcgacacaatcctgtctctgagctctacggacaattccctcgacctcatggcttggtttttgctctgacatgcactgtcaactgtgggacctataATAGAccggtgtgtgactttccaaatcatgtccaatcaagttgtagaaaactcaaggatgatcaatggtaacaggatgcacctgagctcaatttcgagtctcatagcaaagtgtctgaatacttaaggtatttttttttttttttttatacatttgcaaaaatgtctaaaaacctgtgttcGCATTgatattatggagtattgtgtgtagattgatgaggaaacgtttttatttaatccataataaggctgtaacataaaaaaatgtggaaaaagggaaagggtctgaatactttcccgaatgcactgtatgtaatggaCGGTTAAATAAACATCAACttagaatgaatgaatgaaaggaTACTGTGTTGTTCCTCTCCTCAGGGAAGTACAGGGGCCAGAGGCTGGTAGAGGTGGGAACAGGGCCAACCATCCACACTCTGATCAGCGCCTGTGAGTACTACGATGAGATTGTGGTGTCGGACTACGTGGACAGCAACAGGAGGGAGATCGAGAGGTGGCTGAGAGCAGAGGAGGGATGTTTCGACTGGAACACTcacctccagtacgtctgtgatCTGGAGAGGAAAAGGTGCGGTAATAGACTAATCCTGTTGTTTTTTACAATAACTTACTGCCAGCTAGTTACCTGAAATTTACTGTAAAAAAATGGTACAGTATGTTACCATGAATTCCAAAGAAACTTACTGTAaagttgacttttttttttttacagttcaGATATGGGTTAGAAGTGAGCTTATATGGTTTCAACTATGGTTACATTTCTTTTTGTAAATGTAGGCGTCCTTCTTTCCTTCCATTCGCTTAAATTCTTTCTTGTAATCACTGTATTGTATTTacttataaaaaaaaaacacattctccttctgtctctcacaaCCTCCCTCCCCAGAACCCCAGCGATCGTCACAGACACTCTCCGTCAGAGGGTTAAACAGGTTCTAAAGTGCGACATCTGCCTGGAGAACCCATTCCACCCTGTCACGGTTCCACCGGCGGACTGCGTCCTTTCCTCGCTGTGCCTGGAGGCAGCGTGTAAGGACCGCGAGTCCTACCACCGTTCGCTGTCCTCCATGGTGGGCCTGCTGAGGTCTGGAGGGGTCCTGGTTCTGATCGGCGACCTGGATGAGACCTACTACACGGTGGGAGAGCAGAGGTTTGACTGTGTCAACCTGAGTGAGGAGTTCATCACTGAGACGCTGTCAAGGCTGGGGATGTGTGTGGAGGAGTTTACTCTGCAGCAGGCTGAGGACAGGGACAGCAACCGCAAGTGTGACTACGCAGCCTCCTTCCACCTCATCGCCATCAAACACTGATCGGTCATAAACTAACTGATTAATCATTCATATTATAATAAATACAACTCTGTTTGTGTTTTGCGACAGTATCTGGTTTGATTTTAATTGATTCTCTGTGTAGTTTTTATTTGATACATTTTTAGAGTAGCCTGGAGCCAACCAGTCTGTTTGCGCTCACATTTCACAGCTCGCATGTTTATGTAAGAACTATGATCAGTGTTTTGGACTGTCTGTTTCCACCCTGTGGTTGCGTGTTTGGAATGGATTATTATCTCTCCTTTTAAGGGACAGGGAGAGATAGGCATCGATAGGATGTCAGGCAGGAACATtcactctgcatcccaaataaccctggtcaaaagtagtgcactacataaggaataggctgccatttgggacgaagatACAGCCTGCCACACTCGGTCCCTAATGGTCCTTTTCCTGTCAGATAAATGTCTGGTAGATGACCACAGAGACCACTTTGATTAAAACAAATCAGAAGGCTCATGTGATGGTGGAGGGATCAGTATgatttctcctcttcctcctcttcctcctcctcctcctcctcctcctcctcctccacatcttcctcctcctcctcctcctcctcctcctcctcctcctcctcctcctcctcctcctcctccttctcctcctcctcatcttcctcctcctcctcctcctcctcctcctcctcctcctcctcctcttcctcctcctcctcctcctcctcctcctcctcctcctcgtcttcctcctcttcctcctcctcctcctcctcctcctcctcgtcttcctcctcctcctcctcctcctcctcgtcttcctcctcctcctcgtcttcctcctcctcctcctcctcctcctcctcctcgtcttcctcctcctcctcctcctcctcctcctcctcgtcttcctcctcctcctcctcctcctcctcctcctcctattcgcGTTCTCCAGAAACATAGAAGTCTCTCTTTGTTTACCCAGCTGTGTGTCTCAATTCaattttaagggctttattggcatgggaaacgtgtgttaacattgccaaagcatgtgaagtagataataaacaaaagtgaaataaacaataaatattaacagtaaacattacactcagaagttccaaaagaataaagacatttcaaatgtcatattatgtctatatacagtgttgtaacaacgtgcaaatagttaaagttcttggttggtgagtggaccccagacctcaaaatcataaagggcaatgggttctataactgattcaaatatttttagccagatcctaattggtatgtcaaattttatgttccttttgatggcatagaaggcccttcttgccttgtctctcagatcgttcacagctttgtggaagttacctgtggcgctgatgtggcgctccctccctccctcccttttttATTGCTCCTTCTCTCTCAAACAGGCACATTTCATTTCTGGGAGCAGAAAGAGAACTCAGGAGATATTTATTAAACCTGATGTTATCGTGAAAAACCTCCTATTTTCTCGGTGTATGCATTGTGTGCAGTACTGTTTGCGTGGCTCTGTTCAAAAACGTAAATTCCCTGTTTTCCTGAAGTAGCCCACATTGTGTTAGATCCCTGGGTTCATGGCTGATCTATGATCAGCTTTgcattttagatcataatgaataagatttgACGGACAGGGTGGgacctgatcctggatcagcGCTCCTACACTGAGACAGGAGTCCAAAGGACCATACTTGCATCCTAAATAGTAGGCCGTTTGAGTATGCAGAAAATAATGTTTTATGGTATGTGACATTTCGAAAATCAAGTATACTTTAAATGcccggatgtcatactcatttcagctttgacaacagctgatcatCAGGATCAGAAGGGGATGTGCTACCGAAAAATAAccaataacacaaaaaaaactatGCAATCGCGTATGGCACATTCTCAGCATGCGAAAATAGAACGTTTTATAGTATGTGCATTTTCTAAAATCGAGTAcggtttaaatgccaggatgttatactcatttaatctcttcatctagtagaatttgaTGCATACTTtcccacaatgcattggaagaggtgggctgtgagtgataggccctagttctcttcaagtagccacACAATAAAAACTAGGCTATTTAACTAGGAAGATGCCGAATAGCGAAGTGGTATTGTTAGAAATGTAGGCTAAGAAgtttttgttctccttaaaatgATTACGAGTATTGTGTTTCACGCCTCGGACTGAGACGTGGTCAGCAGGTAATAAACCTGAATTAACAGGGTGGAATGATGAGACGGAGAAACCTTAGTGATGTTCAGTGGTACGCCTTCTACAAGATCTATTCAAATATTGTTCTCCTTTGTTAATCGTTTTTTGTTGTCAAAATCAATTATCCATTACAACTCCATTGTAGTACTAAATCTTCACATTTCATATTCCAGTATCAAAAAAAATAAAAGGTCTCAGGTTCAAAAACTATCACCGTACATCTACACATTCACATTATATAATAACTGACTGTAaggtagcttgatgtacaggacacacacctggacaggacactagtctatctcctgtttctgtagtgcgGTAGCTTGATAAACAGGacacccccctggacaggacactagtttatctcctgtttctgtagtgagacagcttgatgtacaggacacccccctggacaggacactagtctatctcctgtttctgtagtgagacagcttgatgtacaggacacccccctggacaggacactagtctatctcctggttCTGTAGTGCGGTAGCTTGATAAACAGGacacccccctggacaggacactagtttatctcctgtttctgtagtgagacagcttgatgtacaggacacccccctggacaggacactagtctatctcctgtttctgtagtgagacagcttgatgtacaggacacccccctggacaggacactagtctatctcctggttctgtagtgaggcagcttgatgtacaggacaccccctggacaggacactagtatatctcctgtttctgtagtgaggtagcTTGATGAACAGGacacccccctggacaggacactagtctatctcctgtttctgtagtgaggtagcTTGATGAACAGGACACCCcactggacaggacactagtctatctcctgtttctgtagtgaggtagcttgatgtacagtacaccccctggacaagacactagtctatctcctgtttctgtagtgagacagcttgatgtgcaggacacccccctggacaggacactagtctatctcctgtttctgtagtgagacagcttgatgtacagtacaccccctggactggacactagtctatctctgtttctgtagtgagacagcttgatgtacaggacaccccctggacaggacactagtctatctcctgtttctgtagtgagacagcttgatgtacaggacaccccctggacaggacactagtatatctcctgtttctgtagtgagacagcttgatgtacagtacaccccctggacaggacactagtctatctcctgtttctgtagtgaggcagcttgatgtacaggacaccccctggacaggacactagtctatctcctgtttctgtattgAGGTAgtttgatgtacaggacaccccctggataggacactagtctatctcctgtttctgtagtgagacagcttgatgtatagtacaccccctggacagaacactagtctatctcctgtttctgtagtgagacagcttgatgtaccagaacaccccctggacaggacactagtctatctcctgtttctgtagtgagacagcttgatgtaccagtacaacccctggacaggacactagtctatctcctgtttctgtagtgagacagcttgatgtacagtacaccccctggacaggacactagtctatctcctgtttctgtagtgaggcagcttgatgtaccaggaaaccccctggacaggacactagtctatctcctgtttctgtagtgagacagcttgatgtaacagtacaccccctggacaggacactagtctatctcctgtttctgtagtgagactgcttgatgtacagtacaccccctggacaggacactagtctatctcctgtttctgtagtgaggtagTTTGTtatacaggacaccccctggacaggaaactagtctatctcctgtttctgtattgAGGTAGGTTGATGTActggacaccccctggacaggacactagtctatctcctgtttctgtagtgagacagcttgatgtaccagtacaccccctggacaggacactagtctatctcctgtttctctATTGAGGTAGGTTGATGTActggacaccccctggacaggacactagtctatctcctgtttctgtagtgaggtagTTTGTcatacaggacaccccctggacaggacactagtctatctcctgtttctgtagtgaggtagTTTGAtatacaggacaccccctggacaggacactagtctatctcctgtttctgtagtgagacagcttgatgtaccagtacaccccctagacaggacactagtctaactcctgtttctgtagtgagacagcttgatgtacagtacacccactggacaggacactagtctatctcctgtttctgtagtgtaacagcttgatgtacagaacaccccctggacaggacactagtctatctcctgtttctgtagtgagacagcttgatgtaccagtacaccccctggacagtacactagtctatctcctgtttctgtagtgagacagcttgatgtacagtaaacccactggacaggacactagtctatatcctgtttctgtagtgaggcagcttgatgtaccagtacaccccctggacaggacactagtctatctcctgtttctgtagtgagacagcttgatgtacaggacaccccctggacaggacactagtctatctcctgtttctgtagtgagacagctttaTGTACAtaacaccccctggacaggacactagtctatctcctgtttctgtagtgagacagcttgatgtacaggacaccccctggacaggacactagtctatctcctgtttctgtagtgagacagcttgatgtacataacaccccctggacaggacactagtctatctcctgtttctgtagtgagacagcttgatgtacataACACCCActagacaggacactagtctatctcctgtttctgtagtgagacagcttgatgtacaggacaccccctggacaggacacttgTCTATCTCCtatttctgtagtgagacagcttgatgtacataacaccccctggacaggacactagtctatctcctgtttctgtattgagacagcttgatgtacaggacaccccctggacaggacactagtctatctcctgtttctgtagtgagacagcttgatgtacagtacaccccctggacaggacactagtctatctcctgtttctgtagtgaggtatTTTGATGTActggacaccccctggacaggacactagtccatctcctgtttctgtattgAGACatcttgatgtacaggacaccccctggacaggacgctagtctattgcAGCTCCTGCTGATCTGTCTTTAGAGTCTGATGAGGAACCTTCATTTCCCCATCACTACCTTCTGGATATCAGTTGTAGGTTAATCTCGTCCAGAGAAAattcagagaatgccagactttgatgacaaagtttgatgtcAAATTTTTCCCACGAAGGACctccgcgccaccttcctgttcaaatgagaacaaaacaacaaggtgagtccaaaaatgttgtGTATGCttctgcataaatgatgtaatatgccagggagatatgtatactgtagcttagaaagtaatactaagtgtatgttgtgtagtaagctgttagtacccatgtgcctcaccctaataattttgtCTATTTTctcctcttaatttcgcctactgttctgacttggtggtgcacatgtagcctataacctgttttagagaaatgtaatcattgaatattgtaagtgctttcattgtctgcttatatgccccctttatttatcctacgtttCTGACTTGGTTTActgggagaacactgtaagaacggcccacattgctgtacatttaaaaactgctgaacaaatagttatattgactacgtcgtCCTAgatcgctcattaatgtcttaattaaAATTaaggattgcctcttatccgctcgtcgtccccttatgccatagtttgtacatctcaattgtcagtaaaaAACACAtctgtttaagcaagtcagccatatcagccatgttttttttaaggcagtaaacgaggctgaatgaactgtttcgctgccagacaaggctccgctgatagccaggtgtagcagtggtaaggtgttgggactctgctgttgggacagctttatggaggccctaacagtttgtgggcaccgtttgtcaccgttatagtgcaatacATGTATTGtttggtgttgtgttgtgttgtgtagtggctttgttgGCATCCATCCCACTATTTGATAGTTTTTTCCACACCAAGATTTACACGCTAAAATCACCACTCCTCAGAGGCAAGACATTAGCATAAATATGAGGAAGACTAAAGGCctggattcaatcagatcaagcgttaacc
This genomic window contains:
- the zgc:64002 gene encoding nicotinamide N-methyltransferase, whose translation is MGECHQAKFDPKTYFNYCYQFAAVPGQKDNSRFVSFVLCQLSKTFSTGKYRGQRLVEVGTGPTIHTLISACEYYDEIVVSDYVDSNRREIERWLRAEEGCFDWNTHLQYVCDLERKRTPAIVTDTLRQRVKQVLKCDICLENPFHPVTVPPADCVLSSLCLEAACKDRESYHRSLSSMVGLLRSGGVLVLIGDLDETYYTVGEQRFDCVNLSEEFITETLSRLGMCVEEFTLQQAEDRDSNRKCDYAASFHLIAIKH